The genomic DNA TAATGAAACGTTTGGTGATGTGAATCTGAGACACCTTCATCATCTTGGAGTTGGGGTAAAAATGTTTCAGGATCTCGCACAGTTCCTCCCAATAGCCTGGATGATTATGGGTGAGGATCCTCGCATGGTGGAGAACTTCTTCTTCATCGAGGGGAAGGGCGGATTCAAAATCTCTCCCATCATGCGGTGCTACAAGCATGACCCGATCCGAGTAGAGTTTTTCGCTTCCAACCTCTTTATGAAGGGAGGGAAGACAGGACAGCCCGATATCAACTTCTTCATTCATGACGGCGCGTTCAATATCATTGGACTCGATGATTTTCACGTCCACTTCAACGTACGGATATTCGTTCATGAACCGTTTCAATACGGCAGGCAGGATGGTATCGGCTATCAAAGGAGAGATGGCAATCTTCAATGCAGCGGTATACCCTTGCATGAAGGATCGCATCTTCTTCAATCCATCTTCATGAACCCTCACCATCTCTTTGGCTTCCCCCACAAAGTATCGACCTGCTTCGGTCAATGCCACCTTCTTGTTGCTCCGTTCAAAAAGGGCCACACCCAGCTCTTTTTCCAGCTGTTTGATATGGACCGATACAGATGGCTGAGAGATATACAATTGTTCAGATGCCTTTCTGAAATTGCGTGTCTGGGAAGCAACGATAAACGTCCGTAACCAACTCAACTCCAACAGAATCCCTCCCTGATTAAAAAAAGTAATTAACTCATTTAAATATATATAATGTTCTTAATTGATACTCTACTATAAACTGAGAGTAATAACCAGTTAGGAGTGAAGAGCATGTATCAACCGGGTTTGAAAGGAATCGTCGCAGCTCAGACAGCCATCAGTCATATTGATGGAGAAAAAGGTCTTCTTATCTATAGGGGACATGATGTACGGACTCTTACGGGAAGATGTTCATTTGAAGAAGCTGCTTATCTTCTTTGGTATGGGAGGATGCCTTCTACAGAAGAATCCAACCATCTGGGTGAGGAGTTAAGAACAAAACGGACGCTATCTGAACCTATGCTTGATGTTCTTACACATCTTCCTGAAAACATGGATCCTATGAGCGTGCTAAGAACCGTGCTGTCAGCAGAAGGAGGTTCAGAATATGGATGGAAGCCAACCTTGGATCAAGCAGTACGGATTACGGCGCTGATTCCGACCATCATCGCCTACAGGGAACGGCATCTAAAAGGGGCAGCTTTCATAAAGCCTCACGATGAATTGGGACATGTTTCAAACTATCTTTATATGCTTACCGGCATGGAACCCGAACGTGCTGTTTCCCAGGCACTTGAAACCTATATGATCCTGACGATGGAGCACGGGATGAATGCTTCGACGTTTTCTGCAAGAGTGACAGCATCTACCGAATCCGATTTGATTTCGTCTGTCATTTCAGCAATCGGTACGATGAAAGGCCCCCTTCATGGAGGGGCACCAACTGGGGTTATCGCTCTTCTTGAGGAGATAGGGACTGAAGAAAACGCGGAGAGTGTGATCCGGAACAAGATTTCCCAAGGGGGAAAATTGATGGGGTTCGGTCACAGGATTTATAAGACGCGTGACCCCCGTGCAACCGCCCTGAAAGAAAAACTACTCGAATTCCACGGTGAAAATGAAGAACTAGATCTAGCTATCTCAATTGAAGACATCGCGGTGAAGCTTCTTGAAGAATTGAAACCGGGCAGGGGGCTTTATACGAATGTGGAGTATTACGCCGCATCGATCATGAGAGCCATCCATCTCCCCGATCATCTCTTCACTCCGACGTTTACAGCGGCAAGGGCGGTTGGATGGACGGCCCATGTACTCGAACAATCCGAAAATAATACGATATTCCGGCCGCAGTCTGATTACATCGGAAGCCTAGTATAGAACCTAATACTGCCATGGATTAAAGATAGGGTCCTCCATTAGGAGGGCTTCTTTTTTATTGGAAGAGACTCATAGGGAATATGGAAGGAACGGACATCTGCCGGAAATGGATGAAAACAGGATCAAACACACATTTTGTCAAAAAAAGATGAAATTAGACATGATTTTTAGGATATTTATGGTAAGTTATAAGAGAGCGCTATACGAATATAAAGAATGGTGGTGAGTACCTTGAATGTGGTACCTGTTATGGAGCTGAAAGTCAAGGAACGTGTGGGCTTTTTCCTTAGACACTGGGGAGGCACAGAGATGGTCATCTCAACAGGCATCCATGATTGTGTCAATCTGGATGGATTTGCTTGTT from Rossellomorea marisflavi includes the following:
- a CDS encoding LysR family transcriptional regulator — encoded protein: MELSWLRTFIVASQTRNFRKASEQLYISQPSVSVHIKQLEKELGVALFERSNKKVALTEAGRYFVGEAKEMVRVHEDGLKKMRSFMQGYTAALKIAISPLIADTILPAVLKRFMNEYPYVEVDVKIIESNDIERAVMNEEVDIGLSCLPSLHKEVGSEKLYSDRVMLVAPHDGRDFESALPLDEEEVLHHARILTHNHPGYWEELCEILKHFYPNSKMMKVSQIHITKRFITEGLGVSFLPSSTVRRELLEGRLMEIPVRSFELPEANAYSLWKYPHETQQQFLQFLSRFHY
- a CDS encoding citrate synthase/methylcitrate synthase → MYQPGLKGIVAAQTAISHIDGEKGLLIYRGHDVRTLTGRCSFEEAAYLLWYGRMPSTEESNHLGEELRTKRTLSEPMLDVLTHLPENMDPMSVLRTVLSAEGGSEYGWKPTLDQAVRITALIPTIIAYRERHLKGAAFIKPHDELGHVSNYLYMLTGMEPERAVSQALETYMILTMEHGMNASTFSARVTASTESDLISSVISAIGTMKGPLHGGAPTGVIALLEEIGTEENAESVIRNKISQGGKLMGFGHRIYKTRDPRATALKEKLLEFHGENEELDLAISIEDIAVKLLEELKPGRGLYTNVEYYAASIMRAIHLPDHLFTPTFTAARAVGWTAHVLEQSENNTIFRPQSDYIGSLV